The nucleotide sequence GAACGGCGCCGCCCAGCCCGAACAGCAGCTGGGTGAAGGCGTGCCGGTGTTCGCCGTGGCCGCGCCGGATCGGGTTCAATCGAGCGTGAGTCTGGTTCATATAACAGTGGATCCGGGGCCGGATTCAACGTCGCACACGCGTAATACTGAACAATCGATGCGCAAAATCGAACAACACGAACAGCCACAAGAACGCTAGGCTAAAGGATTATGCGTCCGGGGCCAACGGCAGCGACGAGCCACTTTCGAACCGAGAGAAGCGCGCGCAGGCCGTCACCACGATGCGTACCGTCGCCGATGGGCACGAGGCCGAATTTTCACCACGGGAGTCGCGCAATGCAATGGTCAGCACCCAGAGTCTACGACGATCCGAGCTATCAGAACGTCCTCGCCACTTATCGGGTGGATGAGGCCGAACAAGTCGCTCGCCTGCTGGATGTCGCCGCCCTCGACGAGGCCAGCGCGATCGAAGCCGACGCGGCCAGGCTGGTCGAGGTGGTGCGCGAAAAAGCCACCGAGGGCGGCGGCATCGATGCCTTCATGCAGGAGTACGAGTTGTCCAGCGCCGAAGGCGTGGTGCTCATGTGCCTGGCCGAGGCCCTGCTGCGCATCCCGGATTCCGAGACCGTCGACAAGCTGATCGAGGACAAGATCGGCGGCTCCAACTGGGAGTCGCATCTGGGCGAATCGAAATCCTGGTTCGTCAACGCCTCGACCTGGGGCCTGATGATCTCCGGCCGCATGCTGCGCCGCGAGGACCTGCCCGAGCGCAATTTCCGCAGCACCATGCGGCGCATGGTGCGCCGCTCCGGCGAGCCATTCATCCGCTCGGCCGTGCGCCGGGCGATGCGGGTGATGGGGCATCAGTTCGTCATGGGCCGTTCCATCGAAGAGGCGCTGCGCAACGCCAAGTCGCTGGAACGGCGCGGCTATTCCTATTCCTACGACATGCTCGGCGAAGCGGCGCGCACCGACGCCGACGCGCAGCGTTATTTCGACGACTATCACCACGCGATCGAGGCCTGCGGCAAGGTCAGCGCCGAGCGCGGACCGGAGGATGCACCGGGCGTGTCGGTGAAACTGTCCGCCCTGCACGCGCGCTATGAGCTCGGCCATCGCGATCGTGTGATCGACGAGCTGCTGCCCCGCCTGCAGCAGCTGACACGGCTGGCTGCGCAATACGACATCAACCTCACCATCGACGCCGAGGAGGCCGACCGGCTGGATCTGTCGCTGGAAATCTTCGAGTTGGCTTCCGCCGACCACGAGTTGGGCGACTGGCAGGGTCTCGGGCTGGCGGTTCAGGCCTACCAGAAGCGCGCGCTCGACATGATCGAATGGCTCGCCGATCTGGGCCGGCGCCACCGCCGCCGCATCATGGTGCGACTGGTCAAGGGCGCCTACTGGGACACCGAGATCAAGCGTGCCCAGGAGGCCGGACTGGCCGGCTATCCGGTGTTCACGCGCAAGGCCAACACCGATGTCTCCTACATGGCCTGTGCGCGTCGCATTCTGGCGCACGACGACGTGTTCTACGGCCAGTTTGCGACCCACAACGCCCATACACTGGCTTATATCCGGCATCTGGTCGGCGACCGGACCGACTTCGAGTTCCAGCGCCTGCACGGCATGGGCGAGGATCTGTATTCGGAGATCGTGGAAAAAGCCGCCAACGGCAAGCGCCCGCGCTGTCGCATCTACGCCCCGGTCGGCGCACACGAGGACCTGCTGGCTTATCTGGTCCGTCGCCTGCTGGAAAACGGCGCCAACAGTTCATTCGTCAATCGCCTGGTCGACGAGAACGAGCCGATCGCCGATATCGTGGCCGACCCGGTTCGCGTGGTGCGCGAGCAGGGCCAGGTACGACATCCGCGCATCCCGCTGCCGCAGGATCTCTACGGCGAGCGCCGACCCAATGCCCGCGGCATCGATCTGTCCGACCTGCGCCAGCTGACGCAGCTGTCCGAGACCATGGCCGAAGCCGCGAGCCGAAACTGGCAGGCCGGCCCGCTGATCGGCGGCAAGCGGCCCAGGCGCGCATCGGACGCGCTGGCCAACAACCAGGCCGAGGCCGTGATCAACCCGGCCCACAACGACCAGGTCGTGGGCCATGTCGCGCTCGCTGCTGACGACGACGTGGAAGCCGCGCTGGCGGCGACATACGAGGCCGCCCCGCGCTGGTCGGATACGCCGGCCGCCGAACGCGCCGCCTGCCTGCGCCGCTATGCCGATCTGCTGGAAGCCCATATGGGCGAACTGATCGCGATCTGTACCCGCGAGGCCGGCAAGAACGTGGCCGACGGCGTGGCCGAAGTGCGCGAGGCGGTGGATTTCTGTCGCTACTATGCCGTGCAGGTGGAGGACGAGTTCGCCGTCGATCAGGTGCTGCCCGGGCCCACCGGCGAGCGCAACACCTACGGCCTGTATGGTCGCGGCGTATTCGTCGCGATCTGCCCGTGGAACTTCCCACTGGCGATCTTCTCCGGCCAGGTGGCGGCGGCACTGGCAGCCGGCAACGCCGTGATCGCCAAACCCGCTGAGCAGACCTGCCTGGTCGGTTCGCGGGCCATCGAGCTAATGCACGAAGCCGGTTTCCCCGGCGACGTGCTGGCCTTCCTGCCCGGGGCGGGCGACA is from Salinisphaera sp. LB1 and encodes:
- the putA gene encoding bifunctional proline dehydrogenase/L-glutamate gamma-semialdehyde dehydrogenase PutA gives rise to the protein MQWSAPRVYDDPSYQNVLATYRVDEAEQVARLLDVAALDEASAIEADAARLVEVVREKATEGGGIDAFMQEYELSSAEGVVLMCLAEALLRIPDSETVDKLIEDKIGGSNWESHLGESKSWFVNASTWGLMISGRMLRREDLPERNFRSTMRRMVRRSGEPFIRSAVRRAMRVMGHQFVMGRSIEEALRNAKSLERRGYSYSYDMLGEAARTDADAQRYFDDYHHAIEACGKVSAERGPEDAPGVSVKLSALHARYELGHRDRVIDELLPRLQQLTRLAAQYDINLTIDAEEADRLDLSLEIFELASADHELGDWQGLGLAVQAYQKRALDMIEWLADLGRRHRRRIMVRLVKGAYWDTEIKRAQEAGLAGYPVFTRKANTDVSYMACARRILAHDDVFYGQFATHNAHTLAYIRHLVGDRTDFEFQRLHGMGEDLYSEIVEKAANGKRPRCRIYAPVGAHEDLLAYLVRRLLENGANSSFVNRLVDENEPIADIVADPVRVVREQGQVRHPRIPLPQDLYGERRPNARGIDLSDLRQLTQLSETMAEAASRNWQAGPLIGGKRPRRASDALANNQAEAVINPAHNDQVVGHVALAADDDVEAALAATYEAAPRWSDTPAAERAACLRRYADLLEAHMGELIAICTREAGKNVADGVAEVREAVDFCRYYAVQVEDEFAVDQVLPGPTGERNTYGLYGRGVFVAICPWNFPLAIFSGQVAAALAAGNAVIAKPAEQTCLVGSRAIELMHEAGFPGDVLAFLPGAGDIGAKLVADSRIAGVAFTGSLATAKKINRTLAERDGPIIPLIAETGGQNAMIVDSSALIEQVVADIIRSGFQSAGQRCSALRVLYVQADIADTLIEMLSGAMAELSVGDPWHLGTDVTPVIDAEARRNLAAYAEYADQTFKAHYSCELDEAHTDGTYIAPRIYELDSIKQLGEEQFGPIVHIIRFKADEIDRVVDDINGLGYGLTFGVHSRIDTTVERVLKRLRVGNAYVNRNIIGAVVGVHPFGGEGLSGTGPKAGGPHYLHRFATERAVSRDTTAAGGNASLMSLEEDEPAEHVFVTPEPQRFNRPAETSRESEAAE